A genomic stretch from Argiope bruennichi chromosome 2, qqArgBrue1.1, whole genome shotgun sequence includes:
- the LOC129960693 gene encoding uncharacterized protein LOC129960693: MNVILFPMHFIFEKEKLSTNILRNSAVTTEEKLCIALRFFASGSHQQIIADFNQTIQSSCCRAINEVSRCIAEMRPRFIYLPNNESERLEIKDLQRYGRNKEQPFPPEKKKKGKKEKQQTKKSFSSVW, encoded by the exons atgaatgtgattttgtttccaatgcattttatctttgagaaggagaaattaagcaccaatattttacgaaacagtgctgtaactactgaagagaaattgtgtattgccttacgtttttttgcttcaggaagtcatcaacaaataattgctgatttcaatcaaactatccagtcatcatgttgccgggctataaatgaagtatctagatgtatagctgaaatgaggccaagattcatttacctaccaaataatgaatctgagcgacttgag attaaagacttgcaaagatatggaagaaataaggaacagccttttcctcctgaaaaaaaaaaaaaaggaaagaaagaaaagcaacaaacaaaaaaatctttttcatctgtctggtga
- the LOC129960682 gene encoding ATP-dependent zinc metalloprotease YME1L-like, with translation MLQFGTPVYTLSQLVLPFKNVSSILSGYANKITVKIRERKRNNQDDSKSIICARSLQEVLHNVDPALIRMCSYLTSKRQIDAIDQGLNLHPVVYSSAATFFENKCGFPEVDLCRNYLLPRNSNLVCPQIYFTVLQKRGFKTRSFKKVTGLRTSSESVESTSNWIERIPVIRGWTSKDKAKTQSEVEQQRKLKTLLSDESLSLEEQQRLRIAFAEGYSAADSKEKTSSKLGMFNIFRDLLGIILILYILSSVMTGSFRRVFMGTANEVYPEEIDVTFEDVKGVDEAKQELQEIVEFLRNPEKFSALGGKLPKGVLLVGPPGTGKTLLARAVAGEADVPFFHAAGPEFDEILVGQGARRVRDLFSRAKSRAPCVIFIDEIDSVGAKRSNSLLHPYANQTINQLLTEMDGFRQNEGVIVLGATNRRDDLDKALLRPGRFDVEINVSIPDLNGRKEILELYLGKVKLASDVNVEVLARGTTGFTGADLENMVNQAALRAAIDKAEAVSMLYLENARDKVLMGPERKSRIPDEEANIITAYHEAGHALVAHYTKDSHPLHKVTIIPRGPSLGHTAYIPEKEHYHVTRSQMLAQMDTLMGGRVAEELIFGHEKITSGAASDLKQATAIATHMVKEWGMSDKVGVRTFDEDRNSLVVVSDLSATTTEVIDAEIKRLLSESYERAKNILKIHCKEHKLIAEALLKYETLDAGDVKELISNNVMSRVIKK, from the coding sequence atGTTGCAGTTTGGAACTCCCGTCTATACGTTATCTCAGTTagttttaccatttaaaaatgtttcttccaTTTTATCTGGTTATGCAAACAAAATAACTGTGAAAATTAGGGAAAGGAAACGTAATAATCAAGATGATTCTAAAAGTATTATTTGTGCTAGAAGTTTGCAAGAAGTTTTACATAATGTTGATCCAGCTCTTATTAGAATGTGttcatatttaacttcaaaacgGCAAATTGATGCAATTGATCAAGGTTTGAATTTACATCCTGTTGTTTATTCTTCTGCtgcaacattttttgaaaataaatgtggaTTCCCTGAAGTTGATTTATGTCGAAACTATTTATTGCCCAGAAACAGCAATTTAGTTTGCcctcaaatatattttactgttttacAAAAGAGAGGATTTAAAACTCGTAGTTTTAAGAAGGTCACAGGCTTGAGAACAAGCTCAGAAAGTGTTGAATCCACTTCAAATTGGATTGAGCGTATTCCAGTGATACGTGGATGGACAAGCAAAGATAAAGCCAAAACTCAGAGTGAAGTTGAACAACAAcggaaattaaaaactttgcttTCAGATGAAAGCTTAAGTCTTGAAGAACAACAAAGATTAAGAATTGCATTTGCTGAAGGATACAGTGCAGCCGATTCCAAAGAAAAAACAAGTTCAAAGTTaggaatgtttaatatttttagagatctccttggaataattttaattttatatatccttTCATCTGTAATGACAGGTTCATTTCGAAGAGTTTTCATGGGTACTGCTAATGAAGTATATCCCGAAGAAATTGATGTAACATTTGAAGATGTTAAAGGTGTAGATGAAGCCAAGCAGGAATTACAagaaattgtagaatttttacGCAATCCAGAAAAATTCTCTGCTTTAGGGGGTAAATTACCAAAAGGTGTGTTATTAGTTGGTCCACCTGGAACAGGAAAAACATTATTGGCTAGAGCAGTTGCTGGTGAAGCTGATGTACCTTTCTTCCATGCAGCAGGTCCAGAATTTGATGAGATACTTGTGGGACAGGGTGCGCGGAGAGTTAGAGATCTTTTCAGTCGAGCAAAATCCAGGGCACcttgtgttatttttattgacgAAATTGATTCTGTTGGTGCAAAACGCAGCAATTCTTTACTTCATCCATATGCTAATCAAACCATTAATCAATTACTCACTGAAATGGATGGTTTTCGTCAAAATGAAGGCGTTATTGTCTTGGGAGCTACAAACCGTCGAGATGATTTGGATAAAGCGCTGCTACGACCAGGCAGGTTTGATGTTGAAATCAATGTTAGTATCCCAGATCTTAATGGACGTAAAGAAATACTAGAACTGTACCTTGGTAAGGTAAAGCTTGCTTCAGATGTAAATGTTGAAGTATTAGCTCGTGGAACAACTGGATTTACTGGAGCTGATTTGGAAAATATGGTTAATCAAGCAGCTTTAAGAGCTGCTATCGATAAAGCAGAGGCAGTATCTATGTTGTATTTGGAGAATGCTCGAGATAAAGTTCTTATGGGACCAGAGAGGAAATCTCGAATCCCAGATGAAGAAGCCAATATTATCACTGCTTATCATGAAGCTGGCCATGCCTTAGTAGCTCATTATACAAAAGATTCACATCCATTGCATAAAGTAACGATTATACCAAGAGGCCCTTCTCTAGGACATACTGCATATATTCCTGAGAAAGAGCACTATCATGTAACTAGATCACAAATGCTTGCTCAAATGGACACACTTATGGGTGGCAGAGTAGCTGAAGAACTGATATTTGGACATGAGAAAATTACCTCTGGAGCAGCAAGTGATTTAAAACAAGCCACAGCAATTGCAACACATATGGTGAAAGAATGGGGAATGTCGGATAAAGTTGGAGTGCGCACTTTTGATGAAGACCGCAACTCACTTGTTGTAGTGAGTGATTTATCAGCTACTACTACTGAGGTAATTGATGCAGAAATTAAACGTCTTCTTAGTGAATCGTATGAAAGAGCAAAGAACATACTTAAAATACATTGTAAAGAACATAAATTGATAGCTGAAGCTTTACTAAAATATGAGACCTTAGATGCAGGTGATGTCAAAGAACTAATTTCTAATAATGTTATGTCCcgtgttataaaaaaatga